One window of Clostridium cagae genomic DNA carries:
- a CDS encoding glycogen/starch/alpha-glucan phosphorylase: MIEMDKKTFKKAYVNKFLEMHGIELKEGTNQQKYEALGSLVRDYVTRTWLKTNKKYNKTGEKQVYYFSMEFLLGRLLGNSLLNIGIRDICKEALEELNINLKDLENLEEDQGLGNGGLGRLAACFLDSMASLNIPGHGCGIRYKYGFFEQKIIDGKQVEVSDNWLKEGNVWEKRKTNKSEIVKFGGEIKVEEKNGRLNFVHADYEPILAIPYDTPVVGFKNEIVNTLRLWSAEPLSNEFDFSSFNRGDFLQALQYKNSVEAISQVLYPEDSFYEGKMLRLKQQYFFVSAGIQSIIRHFKKHGGKIPDFAEKIAIHINDTHPTLAIPELMRILLDEEELNWDDAWRITENTISYTNHTILSEALEKWPIDMFKKLLPRIFMIVEEINRRYCEELKVKFQGQEAKISNMAIIGEGQIRMANLAIVGSHSVNGVAKLHTDILKKKEMKDFYYLYPKKFNNKTNGITHRRWLLKCNPDLTRLLSDTIGDGFIKHPLDLENFQKHLDDKNVLDELGKIKLENKKKLAKTILDNEGIVVDPNSIFDVQVKRIHAYKRQALNCLRIMDLYNKLIDNPNLDVYPRTFIFGGKAAPGYYLAKNIIELINNIANKVNNDPRVNKKMKVVFMENYDVSLAEEIVPGADVSEQISTTTKEASGTSNMKFMMNGAITVATLDGANIEIKDEVGEDNIVIFGLEADEVLSYYKNGGYSSLEMYNNDSRIKNVINDLTNGKYHNDKQRFKTLYQNLINYNDEFFVLKDFDSYLKAQDKIDMLYRDKNMWNKICGINISHSGIFSSDRTIEQYATGIWGSEVIYKNLGI; encoded by the coding sequence AGTTTATTATTTTTCAATGGAATTTTTACTTGGAAGATTATTAGGTAATTCTCTATTAAATATTGGAATAAGAGATATTTGTAAAGAGGCTTTAGAAGAGCTTAATATAAATTTAAAAGACTTAGAAAATTTAGAAGAAGATCAAGGTCTTGGTAATGGAGGGTTAGGTAGACTTGCTGCATGTTTTTTAGATTCAATGGCATCATTAAATATACCTGGTCATGGATGTGGAATTAGATATAAATATGGTTTTTTTGAACAAAAAATTATTGATGGAAAACAAGTTGAAGTGTCTGATAACTGGTTAAAGGAAGGTAATGTATGGGAAAAAAGGAAAACTAATAAATCTGAAATTGTTAAATTTGGTGGAGAAATTAAAGTAGAAGAGAAAAATGGTAGATTAAATTTTGTTCATGCAGATTATGAACCTATATTAGCAATACCATACGATACTCCAGTTGTTGGCTTCAAAAATGAAATAGTAAATACCTTAAGACTTTGGAGTGCAGAACCATTATCTAATGAATTTGATTTTTCTTCGTTTAATAGAGGTGATTTTTTACAAGCTCTTCAATATAAAAATTCAGTTGAGGCCATATCACAGGTTCTTTATCCTGAAGATTCATTTTATGAAGGAAAAATGCTTAGATTAAAGCAACAATACTTTTTTGTGTCAGCAGGAATACAAAGTATAATAAGGCATTTTAAAAAACATGGTGGAAAGATACCAGATTTTGCAGAAAAAATAGCTATTCATATAAATGATACTCACCCAACTCTTGCCATACCAGAGCTTATGAGAATATTGCTTGATGAAGAGGAATTAAATTGGGATGATGCATGGAGAATAACTGAAAATACCATATCGTATACAAATCATACTATTTTATCAGAGGCTTTAGAGAAATGGCCTATTGATATGTTCAAGAAATTACTTCCTAGAATATTCATGATAGTTGAAGAAATAAATAGAAGATATTGTGAAGAGCTAAAAGTTAAATTCCAAGGTCAAGAAGCTAAGATATCAAATATGGCCATAATTGGAGAAGGACAAATAAGAATGGCTAACCTTGCTATAGTAGGCAGCCATAGTGTTAATGGGGTAGCAAAACTTCATACTGATATATTAAAGAAAAAAGAAATGAAAGATTTTTACTACTTGTATCCAAAAAAATTTAATAATAAAACAAATGGTATAACTCATAGAAGATGGTTATTAAAGTGTAATCCTGATTTAACAAGATTACTTTCAGATACAATAGGAGACGGATTTATAAAGCACCCACTAGACTTAGAAAATTTTCAAAAACATTTAGATGATAAGAATGTTTTAGATGAGTTAGGCAAGATAAAGCTTGAAAATAAGAAAAAACTTGCAAAAACAATATTGGATAATGAGGGCATTGTAGTTGATCCTAACTCTATATTTGATGTTCAAGTAAAGCGAATACATGCATATAAGAGACAAGCCTTAAATTGTTTAAGAATAATGGATTTATATAATAAGTTAATTGATAATCCTAATTTAGATGTTTATCCAAGAACATTTATATTTGGTGGAAAAGCTGCGCCAGGATATTATTTAGCAAAAAATATTATTGAGCTTATAAATAATATTGCAAATAAAGTGAATAATGATCCAAGAGTTAATAAGAAAATGAAAGTAGTATTTATGGAAAACTATGATGTATCTTTAGCTGAAGAAATTGTTCCAGGAGCAGATGTAAGTGAACAAATTTCAACAACAACTAAAGAAGCTTCAGGAACTTCAAATATGAAATTTATGATGAATGGAGCTATTACAGTAGCAACACTTGATGGAGCCAATATAGAAATTAAAGATGAAGTTGGAGAAGACAATATCGTTATTTTTGGATTAGAGGCAGATGAAGTCTTAAGTTACTATAAAAATGGAGGGTATAGTTCATTAGAAATGTATAATAATGACTCAAGAATTAAGAATGTTATTAATGATTTAACTAATGGAAAATATCATAATGACAAGCAAAGATTCAAAACTTTATATCAAAATTTAATAAATTATAATGATGAATTCTTTGTATTAAAAGATTTTGATTCTTATTTAAAAGCACAGGATAAAATAGATATGCTTTATAGAGATAAAAATATGTGGAATAAGATATGTGGAATAAACATATCACACTCAGGAATATTTTCATCTGATAGAACTATTGAACAATATGCAACTGGAATCTGGGGATCTGAAGTTATTTATAAGAACTTAGGCATATAA